Part of the Paroedura picta isolate Pp20150507F chromosome 3, Ppicta_v3.0, whole genome shotgun sequence genome is shown below.
ctcactgaccatggaggcgTCAAGAAGGTAGCTCGCCATGTATTTTTCCACCTGTGTCAtgcgaggctactagcgccctatctgacctctgaacacctggccatggtgatccatttGAGGGTCACTTCCAAAATAGATGTCTGTAACTCACTTtttgtgggcctgcccttgtccctgacccggaaattgcagatggtgcagaatgcggctgctagggtcctcacaggaacattttggagggcccatatccagtttGTGCTgaggttgccagttgcagcccagatccggttcaaggttttggttttgatctttaaggcccttcatggtctgggtccCATGTATCTGAGGGCTCGTTTGTTGTcctatgcccccagcagggctttgccctctgtgggtaccaacttgttggtcattcccagccccagggaagtgtgcttggcctcgaccagggccagggcctacctggtggaacgagctcctgggagagatgtgggccctgcgggagcttctgactttccacagggcctgcaagatggagctcttccgccaggcctttggttcaggccagtgtaggaggaagatctgattgggccTCCCTCAGGAAGTATATCATGCAATTTTTCGACCACCTTGATGATGATTGTTaacatagccctctgctgcccaGTGGCAGGCATTCCGTTATGAGGTAGGAttgtttttccgccatgttggggttttttattcgtcgttgttttaatgggttttattcttGTGGAGTTTATTTTTACATTGTAACTCGCCTCAAGCCAGCGTGTCAGGACTGGTGggtaagaaatgtaataaataatcattatattataattataataaaagaggaagagaaggcaattgtaagctgatttaagacccctttgggtagtgaaaagtggggtataaaaaacaattcttctactACTTTCGATTTTCAGGAGGCAGCTTATTTAGGAATGTATTTGACCAATTTAGTTTTTTGTTTATTGGCATTCCTAGTGAGATTTGAAATTGTGATCTTTTGCTTTATTTACATTCTAATAATACAGCTTGAGTTCTGCAACATAAAATGCAGCTGATAGATGTTCCAAAATAATCactaaaataaacacaaaaataaaaaataaaatgggtagGGTACCATGCTGCAGGTCAGGAAGTTCTGAGCTGCTTGACAACTACTCTCTGTTTTCAAGCAGGcggctgttttttttctttttccttgaaGGCGCAACAAATATATTGTAGATGACCTTTCATTACATTGGATGAGATAAAATAATATGAGTGTAAGAGATGCAGTAAACACAGCCTTTTACAAAAGGAGTTTCATTTTCATATGTTCTAGCTGCAGCTTCTTTCATGCCTGACTGAAAAGAGATAACCAAAATAATGTATTTCCAACATAAACAAATTGTACAATATATAGCTGTatataactgtgtgtgtgtgtgtgtgtgtgtgtgtgtgtgtataactgTATAATATAGCTACCTCTGCCTTTACTGTAGATACCAGTTGACATTTCACAAATCATCTACAATAATGCACTCAGAACAAAAATGATTTAGTTATGTGGGACATTTATATAACTTGacaactgatttttatttttaaacactttGCTAATAATACTAAAACCAAGTaacctttgtaaaaaaaaagccACTTTTATTGGACAGTCTTAACAGGTGATCTGGAGGATAGGGAGCCTCCAGGAGCAAAGTCTGCCATCTGACATACTCGGCTCCAGTCTCAGgctgctagaagaagagttggtttttatgcccctctttcaaaatggcttacaattgccttctcattGTCccctcacaacaggcatcctgtgaggtaggtgaacaACTACATGGACAAATAGTCCAATTCTGGGATATCCCCCTTTTattgttagtattagtattagtattagtattagtattagtattagtattagtattagtattagtattagtattagtattagtattagtattagtattagtattagtattagtataatGCAATATAACAAAGTAGATATGACAATTGTTTAACAATCAGATTTTCTGATGCCCCGACGCTGTTATTTAGCTCTGTTTATCAAGAAAGTCTGTataataatgccattgttcttgaaattcatGTGTGTTCCTGTTGACCAAACTAGTTAGTTtggccattttttaaagttctgtcaGTTTTTCAAATCCAGCCAATGTTAACTGTGTACACCATCAGATTCAGCAGTGCTCTGAAACACATGGTCTATTGGGGAATCAGATCAGAGCCCTTTTAGGTATGGCATAAGATAGAGGTATCTATAGAAAATAGAAGCTTTGCTCCTGTGGTAAGTTTTGAATATAATAAGGTTTGAGATttaatattcattttttaaaaatacagtaacgTATGTTTTGAGAGTTTCACATACAGCCATGCCCACTTCTTCAACAGAAAACATTTTAGATTTATTCAGCTACAGTGCTTAGAATATGCTCCATCAAAATCTTTATCAGTTGCACTGGGTAATTGTAGCctgtattttctctacagcgATGGCTCCCCGGATAAGACTAAACATAGCAAAGTCTCTCCCGACCATAAGTGAAGCCCGAGAAGATACTCTAGAAGACACAACGAGCAACACAAAAACCTTTGAAAATGTTTATGTGAGCCCAGACTGTTCCTTGGGTGAAGAATACCTCCAGTCCATTTGCCAGCTGGCAAAACCCACCTATCCGGTATCACCAGGAAGTCAGCAAAAAACCCAAGATGTGAACAAAGCAGAAGTGTTGCCCAGTGGCCACAGAGGCTCAAACCTGTCTGAGACACCAAAAGCAGCCCCCAGATATAAAGTAACCAACACCCTTCTTGGTGTGATATCGTTGCAAAGAAATGTTCTTGATCATGTCAAAACTTACTCTCATTCTAGAACAGATCCACTGGAAGAGCTGTATACAGATGCACAGAAGACCTTCTACTGGAGGAGATGTCCTGACCACAAGGAGAGTGTTGGTTTTGATTACTCACGGCACCGTTGCCATGGAACCAGTTTATCCAGGCCTcaagaaaaaaacacagagaagaaagACGTCATCAGTTTCCCCAGGCTCCCTTCCCCAAGACCAATGCAGAGGGGGAACAGTTGCCCAGAGCTAAAGAGTCTGCAAACCCAAGGGAAGATGCCAACTCTGGAGCATGGCCCCAGTCAGAAAGAAAATGACCCTCTTGTTATTAATGGCAAACCAATCTGGCTGCATGCAGCCCGAGAAAATTCAGTGAGCGGCCAGATTGTGAGACGTGCCCAAAGAGATCAGAAGCCTCTGAGTGCAGTGACAGGCCCTGGAGAAGAACAAATGAAACCTTTTGCTTATGACCAAAATATAAAGAGAGAAGTGAGTAACAGAGAAGCATGTGTGGGGCTGTTCCACAACAGTCAGAAAGGCACAACCCATCACTGGATTTCTGAATACCAGTGTGCTTGGAAAGAAGCAAAGCTCAGAGCTTGCTTGCTACCTGCTATTTCAGAGTCATGACTTGTTACTCGCTTGGATGAAAATACCGATGCTATCTCTTTTTGACTTTTGTGGAGTGcattctatgatttttaaaaaaatatatctacaaaaTGATCATTTGCAGATAAATGTAAATTGCAATCTGTTGTTCTATGATCTAGAGAGCACTGAAAGTGTCTGAGAATCAAGTGTGAACGAACAGCAGTGATATGTGGAGCATATATTAGCAGGCTCTGATGTGGAATTGTAATTATCACACATTTTGTAGTTTGATGCATGAAAACAGATAATAATACTTTCAGCTCTAAGGGGCTAGGACGGAAATTTGTTCATATATCAGTGACATCGTTTTATGTGTATGTAGGGGGGGCAGATTTGTAACTGCACAATTTTAAATTCTGCACGTGATGATCCTGAAAAAGCATCAAAGGAAGCATTGACGCTCAGATGCCTTCTCCACTTTCTCAAGGATGTCTACAATGCTTTagttaagaacataaaaacaatCTGGGGAGTCTGAAAGCACATGACTCATCCACTCGCTTTACTAAACTTCCCCCAATAGAGATTCATGCATACTAGgactgacagctctgggttggggaaaacccAGGTATTTTGGGGAGcggggagcctgcagagggtgggatttgaggaagggaaggacttcattggggtataatgccattcagcccaccttctaagggcccgttttctccagaggaacggatcttttttgcctggagatgagctgtaattccaggggatccccaagtcccacttggaggctggcatccataatgCATACATCTGCATCATTAGCTTACAGTAAACCCAAACCTGCCTCCATCCCACTCTCCTTTTTATGGGGCAGATGCTTTTTGAGAGCACTTCCCACCACCTAGCACTCTCTCAGAGGAAGACAGGTCCCTTGTGCTTCCCAAGCAGCACCTAGCCCTTGACCAGATTCTTctatacccctccccccaacgtCCCTATTCATGTGTTCTAGGAAATCTTGCAGGTATGTGTGTATATCTCTTTGGaaaaaaagagccagcttggattCACTTTACTAATAAAATCTGGGAGCAGAACCTGAAATAATGTGGTGTTTAAATTACATGTTCAGCAATATATGCATTGGATGTGACATGAGAATGACTGAATACTAGCTGTACCAAACTTAAAATTATATGCACACGCTGCAGCTATGGTTGCACTAGCAGACTGGATGACCAACCCAATGTCCAGATAACTAGCACTAGAGAGAGCAGGACTAGGAACAGGTTTACATGAAACtctctggccatcttcaagccAAATAATTTTTAAGAGGTAAAGGACAGCCTATGGATTGCTGGTGTTTTGAGTGTTTGGCAAAGATATAAGGGCAGGCTTTCTCCAGCATCCTCTCTAATGAAATCATCGATTGAGGCTTATTTTACTACACAACAGCAAGCAAGGATCACATGTTTGAGGTATAAGGATATCATAACTAAAACAAGTAACCTTAGAGGTCTTCAAACTTTGAGTAAAGAAGGAATTTCAATACAGTGGATGGAATATAACAGACTGACTTGGAGTTTTAGAGCCGAATTTGGAAGATTAAAAGGTGTTAAAGCAACATTAATGGAGTTTGAGGAAATCATTATGCAGGAAAAACCTCACCTACAGAGCCAAATATATAATATACTCCTGCGAGATGAGACAGAAACAGAAGCTGTCAAGAACTGCATGATCAAGTGGGTGAGGAACCTAGGAACTCAGACCACCTTAGAAACCTGGCATCTGGAATAGGGTACCTAAGATAACCAGGAGCCAGGCAGAGAGAGGCAATAAGGGGGTGGTGAAAGGAAGTGGATAAGAAAATGAATCTATATTGGTTTTTTTATGTTGTATGTTTTCATTAAtgtaaattataataaataataaaataaggggAAAAAGAATTACTGAATACATGTATAAAGAAAAACCAAGTCTGCACGGCACGCAGATTATCCATATGtttactgtaacttgtgaacaggactATTATTTTTGTGTTTCTCCTATTCGGAAGGGAATTCCTCCTGCTCAGTCTTGTGAAAGAGTCAAGTGGGAGCGTAGCTTTCTTATTTGCTCTAATAGGAGGGATACTGGACAATTTTATATCACTGCCGTACTCAGTGTGATAGCTTTAGTGAGAGTCAGCTAGTTAATGGGGCAAGATCCGTGGAGGAACAGGGAGGCTGAGCTTCCTTTTGACTTTTCTGGACTGAACTGTGCTAGATGTCACCTGATGTTTTTCTGATACCAAGGAGGCCAAATTAATCAAGAGCCCTGTGTTTGAATTGTATCCTCTTACTGCTAGCTTGTATTTTTGCGTTTTCAGTGGCTTTAGCAACCAACTGGCAgtcctttcccctcctttatGGGATCATGTTCAGCTACATAGTGTACAGCTTTCTGTTTTATATACAGAACCTGTAACAGTACATGTGACTTCTAAGAATGCCTTCATGTCCTATCATATTCGTAGGTACAGTGCATGCCCCATAATGTATATTGTTATATTTAATAGTGATACACCATTCCTTTTATTAGCTGTATGTTTACATGTGGATCAAGGATCTGCACATAGTGTGTACAAACAGTAAAAAAGGTTATGAATAATGTTTGGTATTGCAGAGATTGATTTATTTATCCTATAGTAGAATTGCACAGAGGAAacttataataatataaaatatggagCCAAGTAGATAAAATGTTTATGCAAGTGCACTGGGCAAACCCACTAACTACTAATATCTAAGATTTCAGCCCACTCAGTAGCAGCTGGGGAGAgcacaaagagctccatcacatctccctggaaagcacaatgtcacattcctgtgacagatggaaaatagtttgatgGGTTGCACCACAATCTAATTCAGGACCTGGTAggttgccccatttaaacaatagGTCTACAGAACTTccaaagcctgttcatattctattagccCTCTTCCATATTTCACATGTCAAGTCAAACCCTATGGGCCTTTTCTTTgagtttatcaggttatggatattgGGTAGAACAGATTTCATCCATTTTTGCAACCATTAATTCCCTAGATTGAAAttctgtgattgcaggatttgtgcataTCTTCTTGTTGGGTGTCAGGACTACAGTCTGGATAGGCCTTCATTAGCCATGTCTTTATGCATGGACTGCTCTCTGTTTCCCATGATCTTTCTATATTCACGAAGAAAAGCACCTTGCCTATGGAGATGCGGGAGAGCAATATGGCAAAATGTAGGTAGTTAAG
Proteins encoded:
- the LOC143832363 gene encoding uncharacterized protein LOC143832363, coding for MAPRIRLNIAKSLPTISEAREDTLEDTTSNTKTFENVYVSPDCSLGEEYLQSICQLAKPTYPVSPGSQQKTQDVNKAEVLPSGHRGSNLSETPKAAPRYKVTNTLLGVISLQRNVLDHVKTYSHSRTDPLEELYTDAQKTFYWRRCPDHKESVGFDYSRHRCHGTSLSRPQEKNTEKKDVISFPRLPSPRPMQRGNSCPELKSLQTQGKMPTLEHGPSQKENDPLVINGKPIWLHAARENSVSGQIVRRAQRDQKPLSAVTGPGEEQMKPFAYDQNIKREVSNREACVGLFHNSQKGTTHHWISEYQCAWKEAKLRACLLPAISES